A single window of Streptomyces cathayae DNA harbors:
- a CDS encoding dimethylmenaquinone methyltransferase produces MTGAAGTDRARPLSEQVRAQLARAGSATVANMLLRRGLRNVIMNGVRPLAADQPPLVGPAYTLRFIPAREDLDTLANYASSENLHRRAMEECPPGAVLVIDAFGCTTAASMGDMMAARLRQRGVSGVVTDGGYRDSAAVGETGLPCYQRANAPRATPIALHPVALDEPVGCGGVAVYPGDVVLGDSDGVAVIPGELAAEVAAEAADAAAYEEFAALEIQRGRSLFGLFPATPESRREYDAWVAAGRPGRE; encoded by the coding sequence GTGACCGGCGCAGCGGGCACGGACCGCGCCCGGCCGCTGTCGGAGCAGGTCCGCGCACAACTGGCGCGAGCGGGTTCGGCCACCGTGGCCAACATGCTGCTGCGGCGCGGCCTGCGGAACGTGATCATGAACGGCGTGCGGCCGCTGGCGGCCGACCAGCCGCCGCTGGTGGGGCCGGCCTACACACTGCGGTTCATCCCCGCACGTGAGGATCTCGACACCCTCGCCAACTACGCGAGCAGCGAGAACCTGCACCGGCGGGCGATGGAGGAGTGCCCGCCCGGCGCGGTGCTCGTGATCGACGCGTTCGGCTGCACGACCGCCGCGTCCATGGGCGACATGATGGCGGCGCGGCTGAGGCAGCGCGGTGTGTCGGGCGTGGTCACCGACGGCGGCTACCGGGACTCGGCGGCCGTCGGGGAGACCGGTCTGCCGTGCTACCAGCGGGCCAACGCGCCCCGGGCGACCCCCATCGCCCTGCACCCGGTCGCACTCGACGAACCCGTCGGCTGCGGCGGGGTGGCGGTCTACCCGGGTGACGTGGTGCTGGGCGACAGCGACGGCGTCGCGGTCATCCCCGGGGAACTGGCCGCCGAGGTCGCCGCGGAGGCCGCCGACGCCGCCGCGTACGAGGAGTTCGCGGCACTGGAGATCCAGCGTGGCCGGTCCCTCTTCGGGCTCTTCCCCGCCACGCCGGAAAGCCGCCGGGAATACGACGCGTGGGTGGCCGCCGGCCGCCCCGGACGGGAGTGA
- a CDS encoding cupin domain-containing protein yields the protein MTINPETMKSLEVLIHAADLDGLKDEDWIDYPDYGFRQYFLHKNPETGASIALLEYEKGGTIPTRHTHASNQFMYCLEGDYEYTDSGLRLRPGSFYMNPKDHPHGPTLAHERSVLIEIYDGPHYYEKPEYHTDETIGDFLAKE from the coding sequence ATGACCATCAACCCCGAGACCATGAAGTCGCTCGAGGTCCTGATCCACGCCGCGGACCTCGACGGCCTCAAGGACGAGGACTGGATCGACTACCCCGACTACGGGTTCCGCCAGTACTTCCTCCACAAGAACCCGGAGACCGGAGCCAGCATCGCCCTGCTCGAGTACGAGAAGGGCGGCACCATCCCGACCAGGCACACGCACGCCTCGAACCAGTTCATGTACTGCCTCGAGGGCGACTACGAGTACACCGACTCCGGCCTGAGGCTGCGTCCGGGCTCCTTCTACATGAACCCGAAGGACCACCCGCACGGCCCGACCCTGGCGCACGAGCGCAGCGTGCTGATCGAGATCTACGACGGCCCGCACTACTACGAGAAGCCCGAGTACCACACGGACGAGACCATCGGGGACTTCCTTGCCAAGGAGTGA
- a CDS encoding aldehyde dehydrogenase family protein, with the protein MSETTKTLFDTDKILAEFGLDQVHSGTYGDSIGWGTTEGRPVIEAQCPADGEVVGRVAASDGQDYETLVAAAVETQKRWRMVPPPRRGEFVRRIGQLIEENLESLAAVVSLDTGKSTMEAKGELREAVDMSTLAAGQARMMYGFTQQSQRVEHRMYDQWLPLGVVGLISAYNFPAAVWAQNGFLSAIAGNTVIWKPSPKVPLTAIAVQKLVNRAAAEMGCEGVFSLFIPDDNAVAETMVADTRIAMISFTGSTTVGRKVADIVGSTLGRRYQLECSGNNGCIVDETADLELAARALTFGVVGTTGQRCTSTRRIIAHTSIADELVELLKKAFDQITVGDPRDADTVVGPLIDRQAVEDYRKVLAGAEREGATVVYGGNVLDRPGLYVEPAIVTGVEPHFEIAQSETFVPIVSVLTYDDLEEAIEIHNGVAQGLASGMHSTNLTNIETFLSARGSDCGIVRINMGTTGADVGSAFGGEKETGGGRTAGSDAWKGFMRRQSVCVNWGGTSAWDNRIDL; encoded by the coding sequence ATGAGCGAAACCACCAAGACTCTGTTCGACACCGACAAGATCCTCGCCGAATTCGGCCTGGACCAGGTGCACTCCGGTACCTATGGGGACTCGATCGGCTGGGGCACCACCGAGGGACGGCCGGTCATCGAGGCGCAGTGTCCCGCCGACGGTGAGGTCGTGGGCCGGGTCGCGGCCTCGGACGGACAGGACTACGAGACGCTCGTGGCCGCCGCCGTCGAGACCCAGAAGCGCTGGCGGATGGTGCCGCCGCCGCGGCGCGGTGAATTCGTGCGCCGGATCGGTCAGTTGATCGAGGAGAACCTGGAGAGCCTGGCCGCGGTCGTCTCGCTGGACACCGGCAAGTCGACGATGGAGGCCAAGGGCGAACTCCGCGAGGCGGTCGACATGTCGACGCTGGCCGCCGGCCAGGCGCGGATGATGTACGGCTTCACCCAGCAGTCCCAGCGGGTCGAGCACCGTATGTACGACCAGTGGCTGCCGCTGGGCGTCGTGGGGCTGATCAGCGCGTACAACTTCCCGGCCGCCGTGTGGGCGCAGAACGGGTTCCTGTCCGCGATCGCCGGCAACACGGTGATCTGGAAGCCGAGCCCGAAGGTGCCGCTGACCGCGATCGCCGTGCAGAAGCTGGTCAACCGGGCGGCGGCGGAGATGGGCTGCGAGGGCGTGTTCTCGCTGTTCATCCCGGACGACAACGCCGTCGCCGAGACGATGGTCGCCGACACCCGGATCGCCATGATCTCGTTCACCGGTTCGACGACGGTGGGCCGCAAGGTCGCCGACATCGTCGGCTCGACGCTGGGCCGCCGGTACCAGCTGGAGTGCTCGGGCAACAACGGCTGCATCGTCGACGAGACCGCCGACCTGGAACTCGCCGCCAGGGCACTGACGTTCGGTGTGGTCGGCACGACGGGCCAGCGCTGCACGAGCACCCGCCGGATCATCGCCCACACGAGCATCGCGGACGAACTGGTCGAGCTGCTGAAGAAGGCCTTCGACCAGATCACCGTCGGTGACCCGCGCGATGCGGACACCGTGGTCGGCCCGCTGATCGACCGGCAGGCGGTGGAGGACTACCGGAAGGTCCTCGCCGGTGCCGAACGCGAGGGGGCCACCGTGGTGTACGGCGGCAACGTGCTCGACCGCCCCGGTCTGTACGTCGAGCCGGCCATCGTCACGGGTGTCGAGCCGCACTTCGAGATCGCCCAGTCGGAGACCTTCGTGCCGATCGTCTCCGTGCTGACCTACGACGATCTCGAGGAGGCCATCGAGATCCACAACGGCGTCGCCCAGGGGCTCGCCTCGGGCATGCACAGCACGAACCTGACCAACATCGAGACCTTCCTCTCCGCCCGCGGCAGTGACTGCGGCATCGTCCGGATCAACATGGGCACCACGGGCGCCGACGTCGGTTCCGCGTTCGGCGGCGAGAAGGAGACCGGGGGCGGCCGCACCGCCGGCTCGGACGCGTGGAAGGGCTTCATGCGCCGCCAGAGCGTCTGCGTGAACTGGGGCGGGACCTCCGCCTGGGACAACCGGATCGACCTGTGA
- a CDS encoding RidA family protein, with protein sequence MKKKRFISDAVREPADKMWSNCLRVDDLILISGMTARGQDGVSVLGDTAYDQSKVVFQKIKDLVEAAGAVMDDIVKMTIFVTDMGDNAGVWKARQEFFSGDFPACSLVEVSALAKPEILLEIEAIAVAGCSVD encoded by the coding sequence ATGAAGAAGAAACGTTTCATCTCCGACGCCGTGCGTGAGCCGGCGGACAAGATGTGGTCGAACTGCCTGCGGGTCGACGACCTGATCCTGATCTCCGGAATGACCGCGCGCGGGCAGGACGGGGTGAGCGTCCTCGGCGACACCGCCTACGACCAGTCCAAGGTCGTCTTCCAGAAGATCAAGGACCTGGTCGAGGCGGCCGGCGCGGTCATGGACGACATCGTCAAGATGACGATCTTCGTCACGGACATGGGGGACAACGCCGGGGTGTGGAAGGCCCGTCAGGAGTTCTTCTCCGGCGACTTCCCGGCGTGCTCCCTGGTCGAGGTCTCCGCTCTCGCCAAGCCGGAGATCCTGCTCGAGATCGAGGCCATCGCGGTGGCCGGCTGCAGCGTCGACTGA
- a CDS encoding purine-cytosine permease family protein, translated as MPLSERRSGYQLSLSPVSVATALVIFAIAGFTVVLAGFAIGMLVGVLVAAFAVFLGKALGRMAFETGMSSTITSRFFGFGFMGSSIGSIIFAFMILGFLAMESALLYQGTLLMFDLPDSWPMRVLLYGLMTLTWIALAIFGLKLALQASAALTVITLLVTIYMIVHIYVIQGADPMDVFAYGGVVPGGFWPKAEAAIGVMGATAGTIALVTTDFARYCRTRRDVTVLAASGPITQNVIMTVLGSLVVIGGMPEVIDYLMAHDPDLSQEAAAAAGSTYVMENTGAFFVVFAGWMGFITIYAAQAKAQAINAYSGSLSLVNLIDSLTGWKPGRAAMVVIGNVIALLMIAAGILEQFAAYLAYLGSMTLGMCGVMIADYYLVRRARYDRDTHRVEKWNWAGVITLALSAAVGTVLMATEVFALGFLVSFVLALAAYPVLRSWLPEGTGTTFVAGEEAVEEAV; from the coding sequence GTGCCGCTGAGCGAGCGGAGGAGCGGCTACCAGCTCTCCCTCAGCCCGGTCAGCGTCGCCACCGCCCTCGTCATCTTCGCCATCGCGGGCTTCACCGTCGTCCTGGCCGGTTTCGCCATCGGCATGCTCGTCGGTGTCCTCGTCGCGGCCTTCGCCGTGTTCCTCGGCAAGGCCCTCGGCCGGATGGCCTTCGAAACCGGCATGTCGAGCACCATCACCTCCCGGTTCTTCGGGTTCGGCTTCATGGGCTCGTCGATCGGCTCGATCATCTTCGCGTTCATGATCCTCGGCTTCCTGGCCATGGAGTCCGCCCTGCTCTACCAGGGCACGCTGCTGATGTTCGACCTGCCCGACTCCTGGCCGATGCGCGTCCTCCTCTACGGCCTCATGACGCTGACGTGGATCGCTCTGGCCATCTTCGGCCTCAAACTCGCCCTGCAGGCGTCGGCCGCCCTGACCGTGATCACGCTCCTGGTCACGATCTACATGATCGTGCACATCTACGTGATCCAGGGCGCCGACCCGATGGACGTGTTCGCCTACGGCGGTGTCGTCCCCGGCGGTTTCTGGCCCAAGGCCGAAGCCGCGATCGGAGTCATGGGCGCCACGGCGGGAACCATCGCCCTGGTCACCACGGACTTCGCCCGGTACTGCCGCACGCGCCGCGACGTGACGGTGCTGGCCGCCTCCGGTCCGATCACCCAGAACGTCATCATGACCGTCCTGGGATCGCTCGTCGTCATCGGCGGCATGCCCGAGGTCATCGACTACCTCATGGCCCACGATCCGGACCTGAGCCAGGAAGCGGCCGCCGCCGCGGGCAGCACGTACGTCATGGAGAACACGGGCGCCTTCTTCGTCGTCTTCGCCGGCTGGATGGGCTTCATCACCATCTACGCCGCCCAGGCGAAGGCGCAGGCCATCAACGCCTACTCCGGCTCTCTCTCACTGGTCAACCTGATCGACTCCCTCACCGGGTGGAAGCCGGGCCGGGCGGCGATGGTGGTGATCGGAAACGTCATCGCCCTGCTGATGATCGCCGCCGGCATCCTGGAGCAGTTCGCCGCCTACCTGGCGTACCTGGGCTCCATGACGCTCGGCATGTGCGGCGTGATGATCGCGGACTACTACCTGGTCCGGCGCGCACGGTACGACCGGGACACGCACCGGGTGGAGAAGTGGAACTGGGCCGGTGTCATCACGCTGGCGCTGTCCGCCGCGGTCGGCACGGTGCTGATGGCCACCGAAGTCTTCGCCCTCGGCTTCCTGGTGTCGTTCGTACTGGCCCTGGCCGCCTACCCGGTCCTGCGGTCCTGGCTGCCCGAAGGCACCGGCACCACGTTCGTCGCGGGTGAGGAAGCCGTCGAAGAGGCCGTCTGA
- a CDS encoding flavin reductase family protein has protein sequence MTDIMWDSEIYEKAADAKTLASSVATPSLADPRLLRNTLGNFATGVVVLTYRSGDSYYGVTVNSFTSVSLDPPLLLVSMQRTSRALTYLLERPFAVNVLGDNQLGTALHFAGKPQDAHLIEWVDDGIAPRINGSLAYFQCTPWAGYDGGDHVLVLGRVMSYGQQDDTNPLLFYRGQWSALAQETEAESAAAGGAQSERSRS, from the coding sequence ATGACCGACATCATGTGGGACTCCGAGATCTACGAGAAAGCCGCCGACGCGAAGACCCTCGCGTCGAGCGTCGCGACCCCCTCGCTCGCCGATCCCCGCCTGCTTCGCAACACCCTGGGCAACTTCGCCACGGGCGTCGTCGTGCTCACCTACCGGTCCGGCGACAGCTACTACGGCGTCACCGTGAACTCCTTCACCTCGGTGTCCCTGGATCCACCGTTGCTGCTGGTCTCGATGCAGCGGACCTCGCGGGCCCTGACCTACCTGCTCGAGCGGCCCTTCGCGGTCAACGTGCTCGGCGACAACCAGCTCGGCACCGCCCTCCACTTCGCGGGCAAGCCGCAGGACGCCCACCTCATCGAGTGGGTCGACGACGGCATCGCTCCGCGGATCAACGGTTCGCTGGCGTACTTCCAGTGCACCCCGTGGGCGGGTTACGACGGCGGGGACCACGTCCTGGTCCTCGGGCGCGTGATGTCCTACGGCCAGCAGGACGACACCAATCCCCTGCTCTTCTACCGCGGTCAGTGGAGCGCCCTGGCCCAGGAGACCGAGGCCGAGAGCGCCGCCGCCGGCGGTGCGCAGTCGGAGAGGAGCCGGTCATGA
- a CDS encoding acyl-CoA dehydrogenase family protein has product MTVRTQVNEDFSGLLKQLDEIYPLLQSEAADSERLRRPTPAVQDALRDSGVFGLMVPAGLGGMEASPLQILQVMEKLSHADASLGWLVRAVVSETAAAATYLGDEAVAELFTQNTFPLVAGQSTAFTGQAVREDGGYRVSGVWQFAAGVSMATHLNLAVTVQETGERLVCLVPRAALRISDNWDMLGLRATASLDYQAENLLVKDAYVFRPGPQHARRSRSLHGLSPALLAGLHQAAWSQGVGRRMLDELRELTQRKDPAAGSPVTSDEFFAEYARHFSHVRGTMALLRETWRDNESTLAAEAQLDDEQETMSRLACSLASRTAVEISQLVHRFAGAQVMRDGTLQRFFRDSHAGSQHRGSSHIVTQKCGRMLSGTLPAGSHWGFFDLVVPEQATA; this is encoded by the coding sequence ATGACGGTCCGGACCCAGGTGAACGAGGACTTCTCCGGGCTGCTGAAGCAGCTGGACGAGATCTACCCCCTGTTGCAGAGCGAGGCCGCGGACAGCGAGCGTCTGCGGCGTCCGACTCCGGCGGTGCAGGACGCGCTCCGCGACAGCGGAGTCTTCGGGTTGATGGTGCCGGCCGGACTCGGCGGTATGGAGGCGTCCCCCCTGCAGATCCTGCAGGTGATGGAGAAGCTGTCGCACGCCGACGCCTCGCTGGGGTGGCTGGTGCGCGCCGTGGTGAGCGAGACGGCGGCCGCGGCCACGTACCTGGGCGACGAGGCGGTGGCCGAACTCTTCACCCAGAACACGTTTCCCCTGGTGGCGGGGCAGTCCACCGCGTTCACCGGCCAGGCCGTACGGGAGGACGGCGGCTACCGGGTGAGCGGGGTCTGGCAGTTCGCGGCCGGGGTGTCCATGGCCACGCACCTCAATCTCGCGGTCACCGTCCAGGAAACGGGTGAGCGGCTGGTCTGCCTGGTTCCCCGCGCCGCCCTGCGGATCAGCGACAACTGGGACATGCTCGGGCTGCGGGCGACGGCGAGCCTCGACTACCAGGCCGAGAACCTGCTGGTCAAGGACGCCTACGTCTTCCGCCCCGGCCCGCAGCACGCCCGGCGGAGCCGTTCCCTGCACGGCCTGAGTCCCGCTCTGCTGGCCGGTCTGCATCAGGCGGCCTGGTCCCAGGGGGTCGGACGCCGCATGCTCGACGAACTGCGCGAGCTGACGCAGCGCAAGGACCCCGCGGCGGGGTCCCCGGTCACCAGTGACGAGTTCTTCGCGGAGTACGCACGGCACTTCTCGCACGTCCGGGGCACCATGGCACTGCTGCGCGAGACCTGGCGCGACAACGAGTCGACGCTCGCGGCCGAGGCCCAACTGGACGACGAGCAGGAGACGATGTCGCGGCTCGCCTGCAGCCTCGCCTCCCGGACCGCGGTGGAGATCAGCCAACTCGTGCACCGTTTCGCGGGCGCGCAGGTCATGCGGGACGGCACGTTGCAGCGCTTCTTCCGCGACAGTCACGCCGGAAGCCAGCACCGGGGCTCCTCGCACATCGTGACGCAGAAGTGCGGCCGGATGCTGTCGGGCACCCTGCCCGCCGGGTCGCACTGGGGCTTCTTCGACCTGGTCGTGCCCGAGCAGGCGACGGCCTGA
- a CDS encoding HipA family kinase has protein sequence MLTEVAATRYIAPLRSGGSVPGIVEADDLGTYVVKFTGSAQGCKALVAEVIVGELARALGLRFPELVLVHFDPAIADGEPHQEVRELHSGSAGINLGMDYLPGARDFTPELAEVFPVDPVEAGRIVWLDALTVNVDRTTHSSNLMVWPTLGVTPPRLWLIDHGAALVFHHRWAASDPAKAYDFRHHALGRYAPDVRAADAELAPRVTGELLRAVTAEVPDAWLADDPDFATPDAAREAYVAYLHARVRASAAWLPTDFPAAAELAEENARRAARTRQGRPDWLKRVPDLHGKPQAAQDWSVHLGSRPG, from the coding sequence ATGCTGACCGAGGTCGCCGCCACCCGCTACATCGCACCCCTGCGCTCCGGTGGCTCCGTGCCCGGGATCGTCGAGGCCGACGACCTCGGCACGTACGTCGTCAAGTTCACGGGGTCCGCGCAGGGGTGCAAGGCGTTGGTCGCCGAGGTGATCGTCGGCGAGCTGGCCCGTGCCCTGGGGCTGCGTTTCCCGGAGCTGGTCCTGGTCCACTTCGACCCGGCGATCGCCGACGGTGAGCCCCACCAGGAGGTGCGGGAGCTGCACTCCGGCAGCGCCGGGATCAACCTCGGCATGGACTACCTGCCGGGCGCGCGGGACTTCACTCCCGAACTCGCCGAGGTCTTCCCCGTCGATCCGGTGGAGGCCGGGCGGATCGTCTGGCTCGACGCGCTCACGGTGAACGTGGACCGGACCACGCACAGCTCCAACCTGATGGTCTGGCCCACGCTCGGCGTCACCCCGCCGCGCCTGTGGCTCATCGATCACGGGGCCGCGCTCGTCTTCCACCACCGCTGGGCCGCCTCCGACCCGGCGAAGGCGTACGACTTCCGCCACCACGCCCTCGGCCGCTACGCGCCCGACGTCCGCGCCGCCGACGCCGAACTCGCTCCCCGGGTGACCGGGGAACTGCTGCGGGCCGTCACCGCCGAGGTGCCCGACGCCTGGCTGGCCGACGACCCGGACTTCGCGACGCCCGACGCGGCCCGCGAGGCGTACGTGGCGTACCTCCACGCGCGCGTGCGGGCCTCCGCGGCGTGGCTGCCGACCGACTTCCCCGCCGCGGCGGAGCTGGCCGAGGAGAACGCGCGCCGGGCGGCCCGGACCCGGCAGGGTCGCCCGGACTGGCTCAAGCGCGTCCCCGACCTGCACGGCAAGCCGCAGGCGGCACAGGACTGGTCGGTGCATCTGGGATCACGGCCGGGATGA
- a CDS encoding KH domain-containing protein codes for MTTAPSAAVPVMLDLRAHLRPPASPDGYVEMWNRLEPVLVTLDPRSGPRICLDMAEEGTVTVLFLSPATAPVPFSANTPFAVRGILEPPRVRYSCATCRREGATTYAPFTCTGCGSDERPGRVCDAHAVFLDGSLRTSCAEHVPVCRCGRTARAWCGGPRCRSGRAWCSDHLVRHRGDASVEYCLECHEERFPACERSGCTGTGLTRCEHRDPNDGKPCDRRMCAEHVTRWRIYGDRSPGLALCARHHGGLRTASPDTLVALILMGTAARAQSRRGSRQGSRRSAFLPRIGIVRHIFINTCNRVLDMGTLDSLFVQLQRDLQHRKAVAGGRGLTEAALRLLDQHAASRREDVQRFRDSHTEGKEHFARLRALLQQSGKYELADAITFADYRPKSGILFVRVPQEMRSRFIGSGGAVVKDLRARLGVNIQLERE; via the coding sequence ATGACCACGGCACCGTCCGCAGCCGTCCCGGTGATGCTGGACCTGCGCGCCCATCTCCGGCCTCCCGCGTCCCCGGACGGCTACGTCGAGATGTGGAACCGGCTGGAGCCGGTCCTGGTGACGTTGGATCCCCGCTCGGGTCCCCGGATCTGCCTCGACATGGCGGAAGAGGGCACCGTGACGGTGCTGTTCCTCTCCCCCGCCACGGCGCCCGTGCCGTTCAGCGCGAACACCCCGTTCGCAGTGCGCGGCATCCTCGAGCCGCCCCGCGTCCGTTATTCCTGCGCCACGTGCCGGAGGGAGGGCGCCACCACCTACGCCCCCTTCACCTGCACCGGGTGCGGCAGCGACGAGCGGCCCGGCCGGGTCTGCGACGCGCACGCGGTGTTCCTGGACGGAAGCCTGCGCACCTCCTGCGCCGAGCACGTGCCCGTCTGCCGCTGCGGCCGGACCGCCCGCGCCTGGTGCGGCGGGCCGCGCTGCCGGTCGGGGCGCGCCTGGTGCTCCGACCATCTCGTCCGCCATCGCGGCGACGCCTCGGTCGAGTACTGCCTGGAGTGCCACGAGGAGCGCTTCCCCGCCTGCGAACGGTCGGGCTGCACCGGCACCGGGCTCACCCGCTGCGAACACCGCGACCCGAACGACGGCAAGCCGTGCGACCGCCGCATGTGCGCCGAACACGTCACGCGCTGGCGGATCTACGGGGACCGTAGCCCGGGCCTCGCCCTGTGCGCCCGGCACCACGGGGGCCTGCGCACGGCTTCCCCCGACACGCTGGTCGCCTTGATCCTCATGGGCACCGCCGCCCGTGCGCAGAGCCGCCGCGGAAGCCGACAGGGCAGCCGGAGGTCGGCGTTCCTCCCCAGGATCGGCATCGTCCGGCACATCTTCATCAACACCTGCAACCGCGTCCTCGACATGGGCACCCTCGACTCCCTCTTCGTCCAGCTCCAGCGCGACCTCCAGCACCGGAAGGCCGTCGCGGGCGGTCGCGGCCTCACGGAGGCGGCGCTGCGTCTGCTGGACCAGCACGCCGCCTCGCGCCGGGAGGACGTGCAGAGGTTCCGCGACAGCCACACGGAGGGAAAAGAGCACTTCGCCCGGCTGAGAGCACTGCTCCAACAGTCCGGCAAGTACGAACTGGCGGACGCCATCACCTTCGCCGACTACCGGCCCAAGAGCGGCATCCTCTTCGTCCGCGTGCCCCAGGAGATGCGGAGCCGGTTCATCGGCTCCGGCGGTGCGGTCGTCAAGGATCTGCGGGCCCGGCTCGGTGTCAACATCCAATTGGAGCGGGAATGA
- a CDS encoding VWA domain-containing protein, which produces MSLLGFTPAGTRLVTATGQGLVDGNRLAVGAGRLAAETAGLLLPRGAASSRSVAVRLVPTAGLPEDVVVVPEALADEHRLADASWVLQPADATVPATIELESPAELSLDEAARQLQNSALLSGHVLAYGHQHEDVWIDLGGHPFRVRSALDGSGRPVHGVLRVGADTHVSVFAPGVRSAVDIVVLADCSGSMGVTDIPDVRESIRITRNREVSRMDALKSALRSMIDAREQVDGLVTRFALISFELTPRVIFPGGDGMAEVTTAPGDRSLEQLRGAVTLLKEYDGRPTDIGRALHRAAELLHRHGVPDNDKLIVLVSDGAHWAPMSEDRSGESVAGIDDPVSTMEELHTHLGFRLHAVGISDQTLFASWWDDYCRQRGQRLVPPESLVPNHGLLQQLVEVTGGDRHRIGGMEVLEEYFRELGSGVMRSVGRPAPARLPALQVDPARVAAEPRRASVDPAQQQDWESLVETVLERYSEVCTASVPRLGYALFDAAPPTDLKRLRRIALTHMDFTAWVAAADKIFHERLDEAVRFPRSNPKYIAKLPLPELAEPLWDGRLGEVHGLRNYYLHNPEYEKRKPEQNREVGEVLLKHTGRYSIGEEEAEGWRLLQRGLLNNLSGMLSDVHSLLVSPPPGFPVPTLPAPAPITGPLEPKHVEQQGW; this is translated from the coding sequence ATGAGTCTCCTCGGTTTCACTCCGGCCGGCACAAGACTGGTCACGGCCACCGGACAGGGACTCGTGGACGGCAACCGACTGGCCGTGGGCGCGGGCCGGCTCGCCGCCGAGACGGCCGGGCTGCTTCTCCCACGCGGCGCGGCCTCCAGCCGGTCCGTAGCGGTCCGGCTGGTGCCGACTGCCGGGCTGCCCGAGGACGTCGTGGTGGTTCCCGAGGCGCTGGCCGACGAACACCGGCTGGCGGACGCCTCCTGGGTCCTGCAGCCGGCCGACGCCACCGTACCGGCGACGATCGAGCTGGAATCACCTGCCGAGCTCTCCCTGGACGAGGCCGCCCGTCAGCTGCAGAACTCGGCGCTGCTGTCGGGCCACGTCCTCGCGTACGGCCACCAGCACGAGGACGTCTGGATCGACCTGGGCGGACACCCCTTCCGGGTCCGGTCCGCTCTCGACGGTTCCGGCCGCCCCGTGCACGGTGTGCTGCGCGTCGGCGCGGACACCCACGTCAGCGTCTTCGCGCCGGGCGTGCGCAGCGCCGTCGACATCGTGGTGCTGGCGGACTGCAGCGGCTCCATGGGCGTCACCGACATCCCCGACGTACGGGAAAGCATCCGGATCACCAGGAACCGCGAGGTGAGCCGGATGGACGCGCTGAAGAGTGCGCTGCGCTCCATGATCGACGCGCGGGAGCAGGTGGACGGCCTGGTCACCCGGTTCGCCCTGATCAGCTTCGAGCTGACCCCCAGGGTGATCTTCCCGGGCGGTGACGGCATGGCCGAGGTGACCACCGCCCCCGGCGACCGGAGCCTGGAGCAGCTGCGCGGCGCGGTGACCCTGCTCAAGGAGTATGACGGCCGGCCCACCGACATTGGCCGGGCCTTGCACCGGGCGGCCGAACTGCTGCACCGGCATGGCGTGCCCGACAACGACAAGCTGATCGTCCTGGTCAGCGACGGCGCACACTGGGCTCCCATGAGCGAGGACCGCAGCGGCGAATCGGTGGCCGGCATCGACGATCCCGTCTCGACGATGGAGGAGCTGCACACCCATCTCGGATTCCGGCTACACGCGGTCGGCATCAGCGACCAGACGCTGTTCGCGAGCTGGTGGGACGACTACTGCCGGCAGCGGGGTCAGCGGCTCGTCCCGCCCGAGAGCCTGGTCCCCAACCACGGGCTGCTGCAGCAGCTGGTCGAGGTGACGGGCGGCGACCGCCACCGGATCGGCGGTATGGAGGTCCTGGAGGAGTACTTCAGGGAGCTGGGCAGCGGTGTCATGCGTTCGGTCGGCCGCCCCGCCCCCGCCCGTCTGCCCGCCTTGCAGGTCGACCCGGCCAGGGTGGCCGCCGAGCCCCGGCGCGCCTCCGTCGACCCCGCACAGCAGCAGGACTGGGAGTCGCTGGTGGAGACGGTCCTGGAGCGCTACTCCGAGGTCTGCACGGCTTCCGTGCCCCGCCTCGGCTATGCCCTGTTCGACGCCGCCCCTCCCACCGACCTGAAGCGACTGCGGCGGATCGCGTTGACGCACATGGACTTCACGGCGTGGGTGGCGGCTGCCGACAAGATCTTCCACGAGAGGCTGGACGAGGCCGTCCGTTTTCCCAGGTCCAATCCGAAGTACATCGCGAAGCTTCCTCTTCCCGAGCTGGCCGAGCCGCTGTGGGACGGCCGGCTGGGTGAGGTGCACGGGCTGCGGAACTACTACCTGCACAACCCCGAGTACGAGAAGCGGAAGCCGGAGCAGAACCGTGAGGTCGGCGAAGTCCTGCTCAAGCACACGGGCAGATACTCGATCGGGGAGGAGGAGGCCGAGGGCTGGCGCCTGCTGCAGAGGGGGCTGCTGAACAACCTGTCCGGGATGCTGTCGGACGTCCACTCCCTGCTGGTCTCCCCGCCGCCGGGCTTCCCGGTGCCTACCCTCCCCGCCCCCGCCCCGATCACCGGGCCGCTGGAGCCGAAGCACGTCGAGCAGCAGGGCTGGTGA